In the Maridesulfovibrio ferrireducens genome, one interval contains:
- a CDS encoding glutaminyl-peptide cyclotransferase, whose product MHKYHIIIGLVALVLILPIFAAKSHARNFLHKAPIINCKILNSFPHDESAYTQGFLYHDNFFYESTGKHGHSSIRKIEPESGRLCTEYKIDQNLFGEGLCLWNKKIFQLTWKSGKCFVYDSKSLARTGSFKYKGQGWGLTSDGQFLIQSNGSDSLTFRDPHDFKKINTLKITDGNTKISRLNELEYADGVILCNVWYKDKIGAIDPVSGKIKFWLDISNLRPLAGKKAEVANGIAWDNKNKRLFVTGKFWNKIFEIKLHQPKQITSDL is encoded by the coding sequence ATGCATAAATATCATATAATTATCGGATTAGTAGCGCTTGTCCTTATCTTGCCCATTTTTGCGGCAAAAAGCCATGCTAGAAATTTTCTACATAAAGCACCCATAATCAACTGTAAAATTCTAAACTCATTTCCACACGACGAATCCGCCTATACTCAAGGTTTTTTATATCACGATAATTTTTTCTACGAAAGCACAGGAAAGCACGGGCACTCTTCCATCCGCAAAATTGAACCGGAAAGCGGCAGGCTGTGCACTGAATATAAAATTGATCAGAACCTTTTCGGCGAGGGGCTATGCCTCTGGAATAAAAAAATATTTCAGCTCACATGGAAATCTGGAAAGTGCTTCGTATATGATTCAAAGTCCCTTGCACGCACAGGTTCATTCAAATACAAAGGCCAAGGCTGGGGACTCACCTCTGACGGACAATTTTTAATTCAAAGTAATGGTTCAGATTCGCTGACATTCCGGGACCCGCATGATTTCAAGAAAATAAACACTCTTAAAATCACTGACGGCAACACAAAAATATCCCGCTTAAATGAACTTGAGTATGCAGACGGAGTCATCCTTTGTAATGTATGGTACAAGGATAAAATCGGTGCTATTGACCCTGTAAGCGGGAAAATAAAATTCTGGCTGGACATTTCCAACCTTCGTCCTCTTGCGGGAAAAAAAGCGGAAGTTGCCAACGGGATTGCATGGGACAATAAAAATAAACGACTTTTCGTCACTGGTAAATTCTGGAATAAAATCTTTGAAATTAAATTACATCAACCGAAGCAAATTACATCTGACTTATAA
- a CDS encoding acyl-CoA dehydratase activase, whose product MNKSLGICAGASTIGMVLISLENGKTTVLKTASVSHEGNPAATILSTLKKFGNLENIRIATTGRKFRHLLNLPSISEPQALESALSFIDLAKEGYRTLLSAGGETFMAYLLSPEGKVETVHTGNKCASGTGEFLVQQLSRMGLDLKSMADMDENLPPHKVSGRCSVFCKSDCTHALNKGIEKDAVVAGLARMMAGKCLELLRKLPSDKVALIGSCTLNKFMVRELKKELPDLVIPEHANCMEALGAALWAAENGKVHSDNFSELIIKGNTSFTFLPPLKDYINFVEFHEEEQAEFTSGNKLALGLDVGSTTTKGVLVDLSTLKIIASCYLRTDGDPIGASRNVYSELAKQIPTGTTAEIMGVTGSGRNIAGLHAGTEGIINEITAHAAAAVHYNPEVDTIFEIGGQDAKYTWLKNSVPCDYAMNEACSAGTGSFLEESAKETLGIEVTDIADVAFKGQNPPNFNDQCAAFIGSDLKLASQEGVPLDDMIAGLVYSICINYSNRVKGNRTLGNKIFMQGGVCYNKAVPVAMAALTGCKIIVPPHPGLTGAFGVALEAAKRTQQGILSEGIFDPELLSKRKVHYKSPFICNGAGRDCDLGCSIARIEINNKIFPFGGICNRFDNSKISAHKIEGEDLITWREKRVYRDLKEPEKGQPVIGMNRSLLMNTWFPFYNTFFRTLGFGVRLPSSVDAESIEQKGAPFCHPVELAHGSMGELLKLNTDHIFLPHVRSLPLKSGDRSSACVLVQGEPYYLRSAFPELENRSVLTPVIHMQEGIDQVRKVLVKTAKNLGIKSGKATQAFDEAVTAQNLFFDDLLKKGEQFLIGLKNNPEKNAVALFGRPYNAFNSWANKSIPAKFSTRSIDIIPCDMLPRTENGETEGCNKDRNMYWATGEQILDSADYAAKHPQLFGTFITNFSCGPDSFLLSHFRRAMGKKPSLTLELDSHTADAGIETRIEAFLDIVNGFKRQNINPDSNKKDFIPARSETRNKISGITDSKGKWRPINDPEVILLIPSLGEISTDFLAASMSRDNIRYKVLPHADEKALKLGRNNSSCKECLPLQLTAGALLAHLEERKESEVSLFLMPTAKGPCRFGQYSVFMNDLVSRLEIPDLAIFSPSSTKGYGGLSTKVTLGIWQGIVAGSILEDIHATIVTAAKDKENALKRFWKVRQNLLDAMKTDWKEFSTALHKGAKDLSVIELEKPINEYPVISLLGEIYVRHDPLARRNLPERLSAEGFIVRVAPVLEWMKYTDWLNRKGLEGKAGLGSIIKQGIKGYFEKRIRSILSASGLVNFAGPDIQEIIKTAAPHISKQLTGEAVLTVGASLHEIITPSCGVISIGPFGCMPSRVAESILSENFKAISAGKKASSVLEDDTRLPFLAIETDGNPFPQLIEARLEAFCLQASRLHIRQLTPKNK is encoded by the coding sequence ATGAACAAATCACTAGGCATTTGCGCCGGAGCCTCGACCATAGGCATGGTCCTAATTTCTTTAGAGAACGGAAAAACAACCGTTCTTAAAACCGCCTCGGTTTCTCACGAAGGAAACCCCGCTGCGACAATTCTTTCCACTTTGAAAAAATTCGGCAACCTCGAAAACATACGCATTGCAACCACGGGCAGAAAATTCAGACACCTCTTAAATCTGCCATCCATATCCGAACCGCAAGCCCTTGAGTCCGCCCTGTCCTTTATTGATCTTGCAAAAGAGGGTTACCGCACACTTCTCAGTGCGGGCGGCGAAACGTTTATGGCATATCTTCTAAGCCCGGAAGGTAAGGTCGAAACGGTTCATACCGGGAATAAATGTGCATCCGGTACAGGTGAATTTCTTGTGCAGCAACTCAGTCGTATGGGCCTTGATCTTAAATCAATGGCTGATATGGATGAAAACCTGCCTCCGCACAAAGTTTCAGGCAGATGCTCGGTATTTTGTAAAAGTGATTGTACTCACGCCCTGAACAAGGGAATCGAAAAAGACGCAGTTGTTGCCGGACTGGCCCGCATGATGGCCGGAAAATGTTTAGAGCTGCTCAGGAAACTTCCTTCTGATAAAGTAGCTCTCATCGGAAGCTGTACCCTGAACAAGTTCATGGTCAGAGAACTGAAAAAAGAATTACCGGACCTTGTCATTCCAGAGCATGCCAACTGTATGGAAGCTCTCGGAGCCGCTTTGTGGGCTGCTGAGAACGGAAAAGTTCACTCCGATAATTTCAGTGAACTGATTATTAAAGGAAACACCAGTTTTACCTTTTTACCCCCTCTTAAGGATTACATAAATTTCGTAGAATTCCATGAAGAAGAACAAGCTGAATTTACTTCCGGCAACAAGCTTGCGTTAGGTCTTGATGTAGGTTCGACAACAACGAAAGGCGTTCTGGTCGATCTCTCAACTCTTAAAATCATCGCATCCTGCTACCTGCGCACTGACGGAGACCCAATCGGAGCCTCGCGCAACGTATACTCCGAACTGGCAAAACAGATTCCCACGGGAACTACAGCCGAAATTATGGGTGTCACAGGATCAGGACGCAACATTGCAGGCCTTCATGCCGGAACCGAAGGCATCATTAATGAAATTACCGCACACGCCGCAGCGGCAGTTCATTACAATCCAGAAGTTGATACAATTTTTGAAATCGGTGGACAGGATGCCAAATATACTTGGCTGAAAAATTCAGTCCCATGCGATTATGCCATGAATGAGGCATGCAGCGCCGGAACCGGATCATTTCTGGAAGAAAGCGCCAAAGAAACGCTTGGAATTGAAGTAACCGATATCGCAGACGTGGCTTTCAAAGGACAGAATCCACCCAATTTCAACGATCAATGCGCGGCCTTTATCGGATCAGATTTAAAGCTGGCAAGTCAAGAAGGAGTGCCGCTTGATGATATGATCGCAGGTCTGGTTTATTCTATATGTATCAACTATTCCAATCGGGTTAAGGGCAACCGCACACTTGGAAACAAAATTTTCATGCAGGGCGGAGTCTGCTATAACAAAGCCGTTCCTGTTGCCATGGCGGCCCTTACCGGCTGTAAAATAATCGTGCCTCCACATCCCGGTTTGACAGGAGCTTTCGGAGTAGCCCTCGAGGCTGCAAAACGTACACAGCAGGGAATACTCTCCGAAGGAATATTTGATCCAGAACTACTCTCGAAAAGAAAAGTTCACTACAAATCTCCCTTTATCTGCAACGGTGCAGGCAGAGACTGCGACTTAGGATGTTCCATCGCCCGCATTGAAATAAATAATAAAATTTTCCCATTCGGCGGCATCTGTAACAGATTTGATAATTCTAAAATTTCCGCTCATAAAATCGAAGGGGAAGACCTCATTACATGGCGCGAAAAAAGAGTTTACCGCGACCTGAAAGAGCCTGAAAAAGGTCAACCCGTTATCGGTATGAACCGCTCACTACTGATGAATACGTGGTTTCCGTTCTACAATACTTTTTTCCGCACGCTCGGATTCGGAGTCAGGCTCCCTTCCTCGGTCGATGCCGAAAGTATTGAACAAAAAGGCGCTCCCTTCTGCCATCCCGTTGAGCTTGCTCACGGCAGCATGGGCGAACTGTTAAAGCTGAATACAGACCATATTTTCCTGCCTCATGTACGATCACTGCCACTTAAAAGCGGCGACCGTTCTTCCGCGTGCGTACTTGTGCAGGGAGAACCTTACTATTTGCGTTCAGCCTTTCCCGAACTTGAAAACAGATCAGTGCTGACTCCTGTAATTCATATGCAGGAAGGAATAGATCAAGTCCGCAAAGTTCTCGTTAAAACAGCAAAAAATCTCGGTATAAAATCAGGTAAAGCCACACAAGCTTTTGACGAAGCTGTTACAGCGCAGAACCTATTTTTTGATGACCTTCTCAAAAAAGGTGAGCAGTTCTTAATAGGCCTCAAAAATAATCCGGAAAAGAATGCTGTAGCCCTCTTCGGTAGGCCGTATAATGCCTTCAATTCATGGGCTAATAAATCAATCCCTGCCAAATTTTCCACACGTTCTATCGATATTATTCCTTGCGATATGCTGCCCAGAACGGAAAATGGAGAAACCGAAGGATGTAATAAAGACCGCAACATGTACTGGGCAACGGGTGAACAGATTTTAGATTCAGCGGATTATGCGGCAAAACATCCGCAGCTTTTCGGTACATTCATCACAAATTTTTCATGCGGACCGGACTCGTTTCTGCTCAGCCATTTCAGACGCGCCATGGGCAAAAAACCATCACTTACACTTGAGCTGGACAGCCACACCGCGGATGCCGGAATAGAAACCCGCATTGAAGCCTTTCTTGATATTGTAAACGGTTTCAAACGGCAGAATATTAATCCAGACTCAAACAAAAAAGATTTTATTCCCGCACGCAGTGAAACCCGCAATAAAATTTCAGGGATCACTGATTCCAAAGGAAAATGGCGTCCTATAAACGATCCCGAGGTAATTCTCCTTATTCCTAGCCTCGGAGAAATAAGCACAGATTTTCTAGCAGCCTCAATGAGCAGAGACAATATCCGCTACAAGGTGCTGCCCCACGCTGACGAAAAAGCACTTAAACTGGGACGAAATAATTCATCATGCAAAGAATGCCTCCCGTTGCAATTAACAGCCGGAGCTTTGCTTGCTCATCTTGAAGAAAGAAAAGAATCCGAAGTTTCACTCTTCCTTATGCCCACAGCAAAGGGACCGTGCCGTTTCGGTCAGTACTCTGTCTTTATGAATGATCTTGTCAGCAGACTGGAAATACCGGACCTTGCTATTTTTTCTCCGAGCTCTACGAAAGGTTACGGAGGATTAAGCACAAAAGTAACTCTCGGCATATGGCAGGGAATAGTTGCCGGATCTATTCTTGAAGACATCCACGCAACTATTGTGACAGCAGCAAAGGACAAGGAAAACGCACTCAAGCGGTTCTGGAAAGTACGACAAAATCTGCTTGATGCCATGAAAACGGATTGGAAAGAATTTTCAACAGCACTTCACAAGGGAGCTAAAGATCTTTCCGTCATTGAGCTTGAAAAACCTATTAATGAATATCCCGTAATTTCACTTCTCGGTGAAATATATGTCCGGCACGATCCACTTGCACGGCGCAATCTGCCCGAGCGGCTTTCAGCGGAAGGATTTATTGTACGGGTTGCCCCTGTGCTGGAATGGATGAAATATACGGATTGGCTGAATCGCAAAGGACTTGAAGGTAAAGCCGGACTGGGGTCCATCATCAAACAAGGGATAAAAGGATATTTTGAAAAACGGATTCGCTCTATCCTGTCAGCAAGCGGACTTGTAAACTTCGCCGGGCCGGATATTCAGGAAATAATAAAAACAGCCGCGCCTCATATTTCAAAACAACTCACAGGCGAAGCTGTGCTTACAGTCGGAGCCTCGCTGCATGAAATTATAACTCCATCCTGCGGAGTTATTTCTATCGGTCCTTTCGGCTGTATGCCCTCTCGAGTAGCAGAATCAATACTCAGCGAAAATTTCAAAGCCATATCCGCAGGTAAAAAAGCTTCGTCTGTTCTTGAGGATGACACAAGACTCCCCTTTCTCGCCATAGAAACAGACGGAAACCCTTTTCCTCAGCTAATCGAGGCCCGCCTCGAAGCGTTCTGCTTACAAGCCTCAAGACTACATATCCGCCAGCTCACACCGAAAAACAAGTAA
- a CDS encoding S1C family serine protease — protein MRLKFLGLLLLVMMISVSGCKTAGTGKGGETNYSMFFTPADHITQLVQQKDLLKAEQVWVQNKAFFNENPENHPQLEALASSIKLMFQPKLTASKARVDSITWPATVEQWPIIEDKLTDASEMIATATSQSILTAFNQVPAELAQLQSSKAEKTKIITDGTAAAFQKYPLLTEKSFFEVYPVKLNNADFLDSQTDFFTKTILAAKGTGVPHLMNTYGPDLSENFKNNLGAQYYKNALRRVAGKSTPSLRAIIKAFQSTTKAGFDVAEIPDCKIAFVRVTSKTMMKQHGIEFGLGIDVDMPIQAEQAEAHGMFNSQTAKDADIVILINEAVSKINRKTTGYKAEKSKLITGYRETYNNKYDKAQMIYQNAQMANNGLQYRINQFKAQGLGGALALMTMQSEIDLNEKHFLSAQANATNTPRMLNLPVYQKYNYKIVTVKDAKQASVQYYIIDRRNKSYYENHFDITQQRTFKVAYGVQDEDPEANSILSKFKTEQDLENYEKQPVSVNLSDILGHYASQRGKDKKYKNIAKIQKSILNDRNKALAEFYSNKYDSDTGNDPRFDSVVVVFNPQGGMGSGFFVTDDVILTNFHVVEGSQFAEMKLHNNMETFGKVMVYDMHRDLALIKIQTRGKPVTFYSERTLPAGVTLEAIGHPEAYPYTITRGVFSAYRNLQGMGPAPSGRKVRYIQTDAPINHGNSGGPLFYKDKLVGVNTWGLSKQATEGLNFSVHYAEVIDFLKQNGINYRK, from the coding sequence GTGAGGCTTAAGTTTTTAGGATTATTGCTATTAGTAATGATGATCTCTGTATCTGGCTGTAAAACTGCTGGAACAGGTAAAGGCGGAGAGACTAACTATTCAATGTTCTTTACACCTGCTGACCACATCACGCAGTTGGTACAGCAAAAAGACCTGCTTAAAGCAGAACAAGTCTGGGTGCAGAATAAAGCTTTTTTCAATGAAAATCCTGAAAACCACCCACAGTTAGAAGCACTTGCTTCATCCATAAAGCTTATGTTTCAGCCTAAACTGACAGCCTCAAAAGCTCGTGTAGATTCTATTACATGGCCTGCTACGGTTGAGCAGTGGCCCATAATTGAAGATAAACTTACAGATGCCAGCGAAATGATTGCAACCGCAACATCTCAATCAATACTTACTGCATTTAATCAGGTTCCGGCTGAGCTTGCTCAGTTGCAGTCTTCCAAAGCAGAAAAAACAAAAATCATCACTGACGGCACAGCAGCAGCATTTCAAAAATACCCGCTTTTAACAGAAAAAAGTTTTTTTGAAGTCTATCCGGTAAAACTTAACAATGCAGATTTTCTGGATTCGCAAACAGATTTCTTCACGAAGACCATCCTTGCCGCAAAAGGAACAGGCGTTCCTCATTTGATGAACACTTACGGCCCTGATCTTTCAGAAAACTTCAAAAACAATCTTGGAGCACAGTACTACAAAAATGCTCTCCGCCGCGTTGCAGGGAAAAGCACACCCTCCTTACGCGCTATAATCAAAGCTTTCCAGAGCACTACAAAAGCCGGATTCGACGTCGCTGAAATTCCGGATTGTAAAATTGCCTTCGTCAGAGTTACCAGTAAAACAATGATGAAACAGCACGGCATTGAATTCGGGCTCGGCATTGACGTAGATATGCCCATTCAGGCTGAACAGGCTGAAGCACACGGAATGTTCAATTCGCAAACCGCAAAAGATGCGGATATCGTAATCCTGATCAATGAAGCTGTTTCAAAAATAAACCGCAAAACAACCGGCTACAAAGCAGAAAAAAGTAAGCTAATCACTGGGTATCGCGAAACTTACAATAATAAATACGATAAAGCTCAGATGATTTACCAGAACGCTCAAATGGCTAACAACGGCCTCCAATACAGAATCAACCAATTTAAAGCTCAGGGACTTGGCGGAGCTCTTGCATTAATGACAATGCAGTCAGAGATTGATCTGAATGAAAAACATTTTTTATCAGCTCAGGCCAATGCCACAAATACTCCGCGCATGCTGAATCTGCCAGTCTATCAAAAATACAACTACAAAATTGTAACTGTAAAAGACGCAAAACAGGCTTCAGTTCAATACTACATCATCGACCGCCGCAATAAATCCTACTATGAAAATCATTTTGATATAACACAGCAGCGTACTTTTAAAGTTGCTTACGGTGTTCAGGATGAAGACCCGGAAGCGAATTCTATCCTGTCCAAGTTCAAAACAGAGCAGGACCTTGAAAACTATGAAAAACAGCCTGTCAGCGTCAATTTGTCCGACATTTTAGGACATTATGCTTCGCAGAGAGGCAAAGACAAAAAATATAAAAATATAGCTAAAATTCAAAAATCTATTCTCAATGACCGGAACAAGGCTTTGGCTGAATTCTACTCAAATAAATATGATTCCGACACCGGAAACGATCCACGCTTTGATTCTGTTGTCGTCGTTTTCAACCCGCAAGGCGGAATGGGAAGCGGATTCTTTGTCACAGACGATGTCATTCTGACAAACTTTCACGTGGTTGAAGGAAGTCAGTTTGCTGAAATGAAACTCCATAATAATATGGAAACATTCGGTAAGGTGATGGTTTATGACATGCACCGCGACCTTGCTCTGATAAAAATACAGACACGCGGAAAACCAGTCACATTCTACTCGGAAAGAACCTTGCCCGCAGGTGTTACTCTCGAAGCGATAGGTCATCCCGAAGCATATCCTTACACCATTACCCGCGGTGTTTTCAGCGCGTACAGAAACCTTCAAGGCATGGGCCCGGCTCCTTCAGGCCGCAAGGTTCGCTACATTCAAACTGATGCCCCCATTAACCATGGTAACTCCGGCGGACCTTTGTTCTATAAAGATAAGTTGGTCGGTGTGAACACATGGGGACTCTCCAAACAAGCAACCGAAGGCCTTAACTTCTCAGTACATTACGCCGAAGTCATCGACTTTCTTAAACAAAACGGCATCAATTATCGCAAATAG
- the traT gene encoding complement resistance protein TraT → MTNKTRIFSTLLAIIALTMILSGCQSRQRMGMVREKGTGLMYGSYMNGNLFMDPSQFSNPTIKLSIRNTSGDPAVDLKALRNDIEKAYIEKGYKITKGKKYGIHIDINMRYSGQISTNMAIEYGLLGAATGGYVGSKSPSSMDGAVLGTAGGATVGAVLGSYSTEDTYIMVADIAIGLVDSLAKRKKYVINFGDTQIKKYNEETGFTAYRAREKSQVAVYAGGDNTHQSEIVSGVTSRFKRILEDAI, encoded by the coding sequence ATGACAAATAAAACAAGAATATTCAGCACTCTTCTGGCAATTATAGCTTTGACAATGATCCTCTCCGGTTGTCAGTCCAGACAGCGTATGGGAATGGTCAGAGAAAAAGGCACAGGTTTGATGTATGGTTCCTACATGAACGGCAACCTGTTCATGGACCCGTCACAGTTTTCAAACCCGACAATTAAATTATCTATCCGCAACACATCCGGTGACCCTGCGGTCGACCTGAAAGCTCTTCGCAATGATATTGAAAAAGCATACATCGAAAAAGGGTACAAGATTACCAAAGGCAAAAAATACGGTATTCATATTGATATCAACATGCGTTATTCCGGCCAGATATCCACAAACATGGCTATTGAATACGGCCTGCTTGGCGCGGCAACCGGCGGTTATGTCGGAAGTAAAAGTCCGAGCAGCATGGACGGCGCAGTACTCGGCACAGCCGGAGGTGCTACAGTCGGAGCAGTTCTCGGCAGCTATTCTACCGAAGACACGTACATAATGGTCGCTGACATTGCGATAGGACTTGTTGATTCCCTTGCCAAAAGAAAAAAATACGTGATCAACTTCGGTGACACTCAGATCAAAAAATATAATGAAGAAACCGGATTCACCGCATATCGAGCCCGTGAAAAATCACAGGTTGCTGTTTATGCGGGCGGTGACAACACTCACCAGTCTGAAATAGTTAGCGGCGTCACCTCACGATTCAAAAGAATACTCGAAGACGCAATCTAA
- a CDS encoding sodium-dependent transporter — MSDKHHKAGHSVRDAFTSNLGMLAATLGSAVGLGNIWKFPSMTGTNGGASFLFVYLACTVVVGLPVMISEIMLGRTVKANAITTLRKLSPKGQPWGIVGISGVVAAFLILCFYTEVAGWVFAYIFKGISGSILTTDPTIASAAFADLISDPVQSIGWQWFVIIFVSIIITFGISKGIEKVTIKLMPILFLLLLVICGRSLTLPGAEKGLEFLFAPDFSKISGSVILMAMGLAFFKLSIGMGTMMTYGSYFKNSQNIPLTATRVVLADLLISLLAGIAIFPAVFAYGFDVSAGPSLLFITIPAVFASMPMGHLFAVLFFVLTAVAATGAMLSLFEVPVAYLCEARQMSRKAATLTTALLIMLLGAPAALSSSLTKDVKVFGMNFFDLFDFLSSNLCMPAGGLLICIFTGWVFGKDRFKAELSNHGLIKNEKVVDVLFFLIKYVSPLLVAIVMMNMLKVF; from the coding sequence ATGAGCGATAAACACCACAAAGCCGGACATTCAGTAAGAGATGCCTTTACATCAAATCTTGGAATGCTTGCCGCAACTTTAGGTTCTGCTGTTGGCCTCGGAAACATCTGGAAATTTCCGTCCATGACCGGAACAAACGGCGGGGCCAGTTTCCTTTTCGTATATCTAGCCTGCACAGTTGTTGTCGGCCTTCCCGTTATGATCTCAGAAATTATGCTGGGCCGTACAGTCAAAGCAAATGCCATCACCACTCTGCGCAAACTCTCTCCCAAAGGTCAGCCTTGGGGAATTGTCGGAATATCCGGCGTTGTTGCTGCTTTTTTAATTCTCTGTTTCTACACCGAAGTAGCTGGATGGGTTTTTGCTTATATATTCAAAGGAATTTCAGGCTCAATCCTTACAACCGACCCTACAATAGCCTCAGCGGCATTTGCAGATCTTATCTCTGATCCAGTTCAATCAATAGGCTGGCAATGGTTTGTAATCATATTTGTTTCAATAATCATCACTTTCGGTATTTCCAAAGGCATTGAAAAAGTCACCATTAAATTGATGCCTATTCTCTTTTTACTGCTGCTCGTCATCTGCGGCAGAAGCCTGACTCTGCCCGGAGCAGAAAAAGGACTTGAATTTCTTTTTGCGCCCGACTTCTCCAAAATTTCCGGCTCTGTCATTTTGATGGCAATGGGGCTTGCCTTCTTCAAACTTTCCATCGGAATGGGAACCATGATGACTTATGGTTCATACTTTAAAAATTCCCAGAACATTCCTTTAACAGCAACCCGCGTAGTACTGGCAGATCTTCTGATCTCCCTGCTGGCAGGTATCGCCATTTTCCCGGCTGTATTCGCATACGGTTTTGATGTGTCAGCAGGACCTTCTCTGCTTTTCATCACAATCCCTGCGGTGTTCGCATCCATGCCTATGGGCCATCTGTTCGCAGTTCTCTTCTTTGTATTAACAGCTGTGGCGGCAACAGGAGCAATGCTGTCTCTATTTGAAGTGCCGGTTGCCTACCTTTGTGAAGCACGCCAAATGTCGCGCAAGGCAGCCACTCTCACAACAGCACTGCTGATAATGCTCCTAGGTGCTCCGGCGGCACTTTCAAGCAGTCTGACCAAAGATGTAAAAGTTTTCGGTATGAACTTCTTTGACCTTTTCGACTTTCTTTCCTCCAATCTCTGCATGCCCGCAGGAGGATTGCTCATCTGCATTTTCACCGGCTGGGTATTTGGTAAAGACAGATTCAAAGCAGAGCTTAGCAATCATGGACTCATCAAAAACGAAAAAGTTGTCGATGTGTTATTCTTCCTCATCAAGTATGTGAGCCCGTTACTTGTTGCAATTGTCATGATGAATATGCTCAAAGTTTTTTAA